From a region of the Streptacidiphilus albus JL83 genome:
- a CDS encoding TetR/AcrR family transcriptional regulator, translating to MSVPRIRRSRSAEHVADTRRALVRAARELFAERGYAATGTEDIVAAAHVTRGALYHHFKDKADLFRSVMAECAGEMAERLVAQETARAEREPGDAWQLLRTGFQSFLDACNDRDFQQIVLIEGPAVLGHSAWDALVEEHGYLLLAEALSEAIAEGNIEPLPVAPLTRMLAALISEASLYIARAEDHAAAREEAGLVLERLLAGLGSGPGVSLGRMESAR from the coding sequence ATGTCGGTACCCCGGATAAGGCGGAGTCGGAGCGCGGAGCACGTCGCCGACACCCGCCGCGCGCTGGTGCGCGCGGCGCGTGAGCTGTTCGCCGAGCGTGGCTACGCGGCCACCGGTACCGAGGACATCGTGGCCGCCGCGCACGTCACCCGCGGTGCGCTCTACCACCACTTCAAGGACAAGGCCGACCTCTTCCGGTCGGTGATGGCCGAGTGCGCCGGTGAGATGGCCGAGCGGCTGGTCGCCCAGGAGACCGCGCGCGCCGAGCGGGAGCCCGGCGACGCCTGGCAGCTGCTGCGCACCGGCTTCCAGTCCTTCCTGGACGCCTGCAACGACCGGGACTTCCAGCAGATCGTGCTGATCGAGGGCCCGGCCGTGCTCGGCCACAGCGCCTGGGACGCGCTGGTGGAGGAGCACGGTTACCTGCTGCTCGCCGAGGCGCTGAGCGAGGCCATCGCCGAGGGCAATATCGAGCCGCTGCCGGTGGCGCCGCTCACCCGGATGCTGGCCGCGCTGATCTCCGAGGCGAGCCTCTACATCGCCCGGGCGGAGGACCATGCGGCGGCCCGCGAGGAGGCGGGTCTGGTGCTGGAGCGACTGCTCGCAGGACTGGGCAGCGGCCCGGGCGTGTCGCTGGGCCGGATGGAGTCCGCCCGCTGA
- a CDS encoding flavin-containing monooxygenase → MARSETPGKDTSAGRSAVPEEGGADPGIVQHVRVAVVGSGFGGLGAAVRLRQEGVTDFVVLERADSVGGTWRDNSYPGCACDVPSHLYSFSFAPNPDWPRTFSGQPEIRAYLERVTDRFGLRPHLRFGHEVLAARWDADSTRWELETSQGRYTADVLVAACGPLSDPAVPDLPGIAEFPGEVFHSARWNHDYDLTGKRVAVVGTGASAIQIVPKIQPQVGKLVLLQRTPPWVMPRMDRDITAPERWLYRRVPAVQRGLRAALWSIRESQVSAFVKRPGMLRAAERLALRNLRSHVEDPALRAALTPDYRFGCKRVLLSTTYYPALTRPNVEVVASGLKEVRGSTVVAADGSEHEVDAIVFGTGFHVTDMPIGSRITGAGGRTLAEEWQGGMAALRGTTVSGFPNLLMVIGPNTGLGNSSMVLMIESQLNYLADYLRRLDAPGVRALDATTAAQRRWNDVVQRRMTRTVWNTGGCRSWYLDANGRNTVLWPGTTADFRRATRQLDPAEYDRVTAPAAAPSAPAAPARV, encoded by the coding sequence ATGGCGCGCAGCGAGACGCCCGGCAAGGACACGTCAGCGGGACGGAGTGCCGTCCCGGAGGAGGGCGGGGCGGACCCCGGGATCGTCCAGCACGTCCGGGTCGCCGTCGTCGGCTCCGGCTTCGGCGGCCTCGGCGCGGCCGTCCGGCTGCGGCAGGAGGGCGTCACCGACTTCGTGGTGCTGGAGCGGGCCGACTCCGTCGGCGGCACCTGGCGCGACAACAGCTACCCGGGCTGCGCCTGCGACGTCCCCTCCCACCTGTACTCCTTCTCCTTCGCGCCGAACCCGGACTGGCCGCGCACCTTCTCCGGGCAGCCCGAGATCCGGGCCTACCTGGAGCGCGTCACCGACCGCTTCGGGCTGCGCCCGCACCTGCGGTTCGGCCACGAGGTGCTGGCCGCCCGCTGGGACGCCGACAGCACCCGCTGGGAGCTGGAGACCAGCCAGGGCCGGTACACCGCCGACGTGCTGGTCGCCGCCTGCGGACCGCTCTCCGACCCCGCCGTCCCCGACCTGCCGGGCATCGCCGAGTTCCCCGGCGAGGTCTTCCACTCGGCCCGCTGGAACCACGACTACGACCTGACCGGCAAGCGGGTCGCGGTCGTCGGCACCGGGGCATCCGCCATCCAGATCGTCCCGAAGATCCAGCCACAGGTCGGCAAGCTGGTGCTGCTGCAGCGCACGCCGCCGTGGGTGATGCCGAGGATGGACCGCGACATCACCGCGCCCGAGCGCTGGCTCTACCGGCGCGTCCCCGCGGTCCAGCGCGGGCTCAGGGCGGCGCTCTGGTCCATCAGGGAGTCGCAGGTCAGTGCGTTCGTCAAGCGTCCCGGGATGCTCCGGGCGGCCGAGCGGCTGGCGCTGCGCAACCTGCGGAGCCACGTCGAGGACCCGGCGCTGCGCGCCGCGCTCACCCCCGACTACCGCTTCGGCTGCAAGCGGGTGCTGCTGTCCACCACCTACTACCCGGCGCTGACCCGGCCGAACGTGGAGGTGGTCGCCTCCGGGCTCAAGGAGGTGCGCGGCAGCACCGTGGTCGCCGCCGACGGCAGCGAGCACGAGGTCGACGCCATCGTCTTCGGCACCGGCTTCCACGTCACCGACATGCCGATCGGCTCGCGGATCACCGGTGCGGGCGGCCGCACCCTGGCCGAGGAGTGGCAGGGCGGCATGGCCGCGCTGCGCGGCACCACGGTCAGCGGCTTCCCCAACCTGCTGATGGTGATCGGCCCCAACACCGGGCTCGGCAACAGCTCGATGGTGCTGATGATCGAGTCGCAGCTGAACTACCTCGCCGACTACCTGCGCCGGCTGGACGCGCCCGGAGTCCGGGCGCTGGACGCCACCACCGCCGCCCAGCGGCGCTGGAACGACGTGGTGCAGCGGCGGATGACCCGCACGGTGTGGAACACCGGCGGCTGCCGCAGCTGGTACCTGGACGCCAACGGCCGCAACACCGTGCTCTGGCCCGGCACCACCGCGGACTTCCGCCGGGCCACCAGGCAGCTGGACCCCGCCGAGTACGACCGGGTCACCGCTCCGGCCGCGGCGCCGAGCGCGCCCGCGGCCCCCGCCCGCGTCTGA
- a CDS encoding SDR family oxidoreductase, translating to MSQKRPLTGQVAVVTGAARGVGAELARALAARGAKVALVGLEPKELAATADSCGPDAAWWEGDVTDLAGLTTTAAAITAHFGRIDIVVANAGIAAGGTFLDSDPDTFRRVIEVNLLGSTTTARAFLPALTEARGYLLQIASFAAMAPAPLMTAYCASKSGVEAFAHALRSEVANQGVGVGVAYLSWTDTDMVRGADEDPVMRDMRAGLPWPTNRTGALGPAVERIADGIVRRSVHVYAQGWLRGYQLIRGQIPLVLARVAPRRLRALEPRLRATAAGRQGLVGRGGAADEAARAARTRVGG from the coding sequence ATGTCGCAGAAACGCCCGCTCACCGGTCAGGTCGCCGTCGTCACCGGCGCGGCGCGCGGCGTCGGCGCGGAGCTCGCCCGCGCGCTCGCCGCGCGCGGGGCCAAGGTCGCGCTGGTCGGCCTGGAACCGAAGGAGCTCGCCGCCACCGCCGACAGCTGCGGCCCCGACGCCGCCTGGTGGGAGGGCGACGTGACCGACCTGGCCGGGCTCACCACGACCGCCGCCGCGATCACCGCGCACTTCGGCCGGATCGACATCGTGGTCGCCAACGCCGGCATCGCGGCCGGCGGGACCTTCCTCGACTCCGACCCGGACACCTTCCGCCGGGTGATCGAGGTCAACCTGCTGGGCAGCACCACCACCGCCCGGGCCTTCCTGCCCGCGCTCACCGAGGCGCGCGGCTACCTGCTGCAGATCGCCTCCTTCGCGGCGATGGCCCCGGCTCCGCTGATGACCGCCTACTGCGCCAGCAAGTCCGGGGTCGAGGCCTTCGCGCACGCGCTGCGCAGCGAGGTCGCCAACCAGGGCGTCGGCGTCGGCGTGGCCTACCTCAGCTGGACCGACACCGACATGGTGCGCGGTGCGGACGAGGACCCGGTGATGCGCGACATGCGGGCCGGCCTGCCCTGGCCGACCAACCGCACCGGCGCGCTCGGCCCGGCCGTGGAGCGGATCGCCGACGGCATCGTCCGCCGCTCGGTCCATGTCTACGCCCAGGGCTGGCTGCGCGGCTACCAGCTGATCCGGGGTCAGATCCCGCTGGTCCTGGCCCGGGTCGCGCCCCGGCGGCTGCGGGCGCTGGAGCCCCGGCTGCGGGCCACCGCCGCCGGGCGCCAAGGGCTGGTCGGACGCGGCGGCGCGGCGGACGAGGCGGCCAGGGCCGCCCGTACCCGGGTGGGCGGCTGA
- the def gene encoding peptide deformylase, with the protein MAGRPGRARTEAVDRRVRVQGVPVDSYPTVPPEAERGRVLRVTVVGEDILHHPCREATDFGTPELARLIDDMFLTMQVAEGAGLAANQVDVDLRLFVYDCRDEDGVRHVGHILNPVLDELDPAERRLVEDGEGCLSVPGAGTDVPRPDRAVVRGVDQHGQPLVIEGRGYFARCLQHETDHLNGRLYLERLSRRERRDVLRQMEENRERVLAQRAARAAALAG; encoded by the coding sequence GTGGCCGGACGACCGGGCCGTGCCCGTACCGAGGCGGTGGACCGCCGGGTCCGGGTGCAGGGCGTACCCGTCGACTCCTACCCGACCGTGCCGCCCGAGGCGGAGCGCGGCCGGGTGCTGCGGGTGACCGTGGTGGGGGAGGACATCCTCCACCACCCCTGCCGGGAGGCGACCGACTTCGGCACGCCGGAGCTGGCCCGGCTGATCGACGACATGTTCCTGACCATGCAGGTCGCCGAGGGTGCGGGGCTGGCGGCCAACCAGGTCGACGTCGACCTGCGGCTGTTCGTCTACGACTGCCGGGACGAGGACGGCGTCCGCCACGTCGGGCACATCCTCAACCCGGTGCTGGACGAACTCGACCCGGCCGAGCGCCGGTTGGTCGAGGACGGCGAGGGCTGCCTCTCGGTGCCCGGCGCCGGGACCGACGTGCCGCGCCCCGACCGGGCCGTGGTGCGCGGGGTCGACCAGCACGGGCAGCCGCTGGTGATCGAGGGCCGGGGCTACTTCGCCCGCTGCCTCCAGCACGAGACCGACCACCTCAACGGCCGGCTGTACCTGGAACGGCTGTCGCGACGGGAGCGGCGGGACGTGCTGCGGCAGATGGAGGAGAACCGCGAGCGGGTCCTGGCCCAGCGCGCCGCCCGGGCGGCGGCCCTGGCGGGGTAG
- a CDS encoding FUSC family protein, with the protein MPWSPALKSAARSGLHVEPSVNEPVQVLRAVLGVAVMLFGTLALGYPQLATSAALGSFIAGTATFQRSFRPRPFLALWAAAGLSLSAFVGYLVSPWPWLFVLVVGGWAFAAGLLWALGQTPGIVASQTLSVMLIIVTLPEDVGGAAVHATVIALGGIVQALLAAVWPWRRWAAQRDALAYAYASLADYARRLRHDPFAPFDPGALMTARQAAVLSAGQARKRPADLAGMRSYAERMRPVLAAMADPRVGAAEEGPERDRARELLATAAVMLDAVARSIRTGRPQPVPERAYQSLAMPTTGPVLHGAGRQSARRLIGLLAEAADAVESVDQGDPVSGRPSAPGHLARPSPTQLAPLVLHGLRRHWNWSSPVLRHAVRLAVVAALGVVIGRSLPVHHGYWAPMTAVMVMRPDFSQTYTRGVARLVGTVFGVALATAVVVLAHPGPWVCAGLAVLCIGSGYLTMRSGYVALSTFISGYVVFLLAMAGGAITGTVEERVLLTLLGGLLALAAYALFPTWQTVTLPDRLGAYVRAGGGYAAAAVRAFGEPGPESAAAVREALLDHRQARAALVTASEQAAAEPVRHHGLHAGQLADVRSAMAALGRTAMLMEAHLPGRDAAPVPGATRFADALAEQTARAADALRAEQPVDFSGLRESYARWGREQPLADEAPAREDTAGHTAPARLVQLDAGLMVEALEGLEQALDD; encoded by the coding sequence ATGCCCTGGTCACCGGCCCTGAAGTCCGCCGCCCGTTCCGGACTGCACGTCGAACCCTCGGTCAACGAGCCGGTCCAGGTGCTGCGGGCGGTGCTCGGGGTCGCGGTCATGCTGTTCGGCACCCTCGCGCTGGGCTATCCGCAGCTCGCCACCTCGGCCGCGCTCGGCAGCTTCATCGCCGGGACCGCGACCTTCCAGCGCAGCTTCCGGCCACGCCCTTTCCTGGCGCTGTGGGCCGCCGCCGGGCTCTCGCTCAGCGCCTTCGTGGGCTACCTGGTCTCCCCCTGGCCGTGGCTGTTCGTCCTGGTGGTCGGCGGCTGGGCGTTCGCGGCCGGGCTGCTCTGGGCGCTGGGGCAGACCCCGGGCATCGTGGCCAGCCAGACCCTCTCGGTGATGCTGATCATCGTCACCCTGCCGGAGGACGTCGGCGGGGCGGCCGTCCACGCCACCGTGATCGCGCTGGGCGGCATCGTCCAGGCGCTGCTCGCCGCCGTCTGGCCGTGGCGGCGCTGGGCCGCGCAGCGGGACGCCCTCGCCTACGCCTACGCCTCGCTCGCCGACTACGCCCGGCGGCTGCGGCACGACCCCTTCGCCCCCTTCGACCCGGGCGCGCTGATGACGGCCCGTCAGGCCGCGGTGCTCTCGGCCGGCCAGGCCCGGAAGCGGCCGGCCGACCTGGCCGGGATGCGCTCCTACGCGGAGCGGATGCGGCCGGTCCTGGCCGCCATGGCCGACCCCCGGGTCGGCGCCGCCGAGGAGGGGCCGGAACGGGACCGGGCCCGGGAGCTGCTGGCCACGGCCGCGGTGATGCTGGACGCCGTCGCCCGCTCGATCCGGACCGGCCGGCCGCAGCCGGTTCCCGAACGGGCCTACCAGTCGCTGGCGATGCCGACCACCGGACCGGTGCTGCACGGGGCGGGCCGGCAGTCCGCCCGCCGGCTGATCGGGCTGCTGGCCGAGGCCGCGGACGCGGTCGAGTCGGTCGACCAGGGCGACCCGGTCTCCGGACGGCCCTCCGCGCCCGGGCACCTGGCCCGGCCGTCGCCGACCCAGCTGGCCCCGCTGGTGCTGCACGGGCTGCGGCGGCACTGGAACTGGTCCTCGCCGGTGCTCCGGCACGCGGTGCGGCTCGCCGTGGTGGCGGCGCTGGGCGTGGTCATCGGCCGGTCGCTGCCGGTCCACCACGGCTACTGGGCGCCGATGACGGCGGTGATGGTGATGCGGCCCGACTTCTCGCAGACCTACACCCGGGGGGTGGCCCGGCTGGTCGGCACCGTGTTCGGGGTGGCCCTGGCCACGGCGGTGGTGGTGCTGGCCCATCCCGGGCCCTGGGTCTGCGCCGGGCTGGCGGTGCTGTGCATCGGCAGCGGCTACCTGACCATGCGCAGCGGCTACGTGGCGCTGTCCACCTTCATCTCCGGCTACGTGGTCTTCCTGCTGGCGATGGCCGGCGGTGCGATCACCGGCACGGTCGAGGAGCGGGTGCTGCTGACCCTCCTGGGCGGGCTGCTGGCGCTGGCCGCCTACGCGCTCTTCCCGACCTGGCAGACCGTCACCCTGCCGGACCGGCTAGGCGCCTACGTCCGGGCCGGGGGCGGCTACGCGGCGGCCGCCGTCCGGGCCTTCGGCGAGCCGGGTCCCGAGAGCGCGGCGGCGGTGCGCGAGGCCCTGCTGGACCACCGGCAGGCCCGGGCCGCGCTGGTGACCGCCAGCGAGCAGGCGGCGGCCGAGCCGGTCCGCCACCATGGGCTGCACGCCGGGCAGTTGGCCGACGTCCGGTCCGCGATGGCGGCGCTGGGCCGCACCGCGATGCTGATGGAGGCCCATCTGCCGGGCCGGGACGCGGCCCCGGTCCCCGGCGCGACCCGCTTCGCGGACGCCCTGGCCGAGCAGACGGCACGGGCGGCCGACGCGCTCCGGGCCGAGCAGCCGGTCGACTTCTCCGGCCTCCGCGAGAGCTACGCGCGGTGGGGCCGGGAGCAGCCGCTCGCCGACGAGGCGCCGGCCCGCGAGGACACGGCCGGGCACACCGCTCCGGCCCGGCTGGTCCAGCTGGACGCCGGGCTGATGGTCGAGGCGCTGGAGGGGCTGGAGCAGGCGCTGGACGACTGA
- a CDS encoding CocE/NonD family hydrolase — translation MRHREDLPYRTTCADTRIPLPDGTELYARIWRPVGTGRFPALLEYLPYRLSDWTAPRDAQRHPWYAGHGYASVRVDVRGHGNSGGLPGDEYDATELADGVAVVDWLAAQPWCSGRVGMFGISWGGFNSLQIAALAPEPLKAVVTVCSTDDRYDNDVHYLGGSVLAVDMHAWSATMLAFAARPPDPEYAGPGWRELWLQRLDHLDPLIHTWLDHQARDGYWQHGSVCEDYSAIRAAVLAVGGWADPYRDTVLRLAQHLDAPMRGIIGPWSHQYPDRGLPPGPAIGFLQETLRWWDQWLKDEDTGVMAEPLLRTWMNESVPPATSYPERPGRWLGEDAWPSPAVAMTTYRLDGTLRSSQPGPVQVASPQHTGVDAGRFFPFGNDADLPPDQREEDGRSVCFDSAPLARRIEILGNARVRLRLSSLGTRGQVIARLCDVAPDGSSTLVTRGVLNLLSRHGRDRTAPWTPGATEDVRFDLVGIAHAFPLGHRLRLAVSSAYWPWVWPHPGSAAGFTVDPDGSALVLPVRHPDRAPVHDADRAPITFAEPEQAPPLAVEYADPADLGPERTVTRDVATGTWTLDVDPRYGGTRVYPDGLEFSEDARESYTVVDQDPLSARTASRWTVGLRRTEPAWDVRVTTSSTIAADATHFLTDNQVTAEEGGAVLFHRRWERRIPRSQG, via the coding sequence CCACCCCTGGTACGCCGGGCACGGCTACGCGTCGGTCCGGGTGGACGTGCGCGGCCACGGCAACTCCGGCGGCCTGCCCGGCGACGAGTACGACGCCACCGAGCTCGCCGACGGCGTCGCGGTGGTCGACTGGCTGGCCGCCCAGCCCTGGTGCAGCGGACGGGTGGGAATGTTCGGCATCTCCTGGGGCGGCTTCAACAGCCTGCAGATCGCCGCGCTCGCCCCGGAGCCGCTGAAGGCGGTCGTCACCGTCTGCTCCACCGACGACCGCTACGACAACGACGTGCACTACCTGGGCGGCTCGGTGCTGGCCGTGGACATGCACGCCTGGTCGGCCACCATGCTGGCCTTCGCCGCCCGCCCGCCGGACCCCGAGTACGCCGGTCCCGGCTGGCGGGAGCTGTGGCTACAACGGCTGGACCACCTCGACCCGCTGATCCACACCTGGCTCGACCACCAGGCCCGCGACGGCTACTGGCAGCACGGCAGCGTCTGCGAGGACTACTCCGCCATCAGGGCGGCGGTGCTGGCCGTCGGCGGCTGGGCCGACCCCTACCGGGACACCGTGCTGCGGCTGGCCCAGCACCTGGACGCGCCGATGCGCGGCATCATCGGCCCCTGGTCGCACCAGTACCCCGACCGGGGCCTGCCGCCCGGCCCGGCCATCGGCTTCCTCCAGGAGACGCTGCGCTGGTGGGACCAGTGGCTCAAGGACGAGGACACCGGGGTGATGGCCGAGCCGCTGCTCCGGACCTGGATGAACGAGTCGGTGCCGCCGGCCACCAGCTACCCCGAGCGCCCCGGGCGCTGGCTGGGCGAGGACGCCTGGCCCTCCCCCGCCGTCGCCATGACGACTTATCGACTCGACGGAACCCTGCGCAGTTCCCAGCCGGGGCCGGTGCAGGTGGCCTCGCCGCAGCACACCGGCGTCGACGCCGGACGCTTCTTCCCCTTCGGCAACGACGCCGACCTGCCGCCGGACCAGCGCGAGGAGGACGGCCGCTCGGTCTGCTTCGACTCCGCCCCGCTGGCCCGCCGGATCGAGATCCTCGGCAACGCCCGGGTCCGGCTCCGGCTCAGCAGCCTCGGCACCCGGGGCCAGGTGATCGCCCGGCTCTGCGACGTCGCCCCCGACGGCTCCTCCACCCTGGTCACCCGGGGCGTGCTCAACCTGCTCAGCCGGCACGGCCGCGACCGCACCGCGCCCTGGACGCCGGGCGCCACCGAGGACGTCCGCTTCGACCTGGTCGGCATCGCCCACGCCTTCCCGCTCGGCCACCGGCTGCGGCTCGCCGTCTCCTCCGCCTACTGGCCGTGGGTCTGGCCGCACCCGGGCTCCGCCGCCGGCTTCACCGTCGACCCCGACGGCAGCGCCCTGGTCCTGCCGGTCCGCCACCCGGACCGGGCCCCGGTCCACGACGCCGACCGCGCCCCGATCACCTTCGCGGAACCCGAGCAGGCTCCGCCGCTCGCGGTCGAGTACGCCGACCCGGCCGACCTCGGCCCCGAACGCACCGTCACCCGCGACGTGGCCACCGGCACCTGGACCCTCGACGTCGACCCCCGCTACGGCGGCACCCGGGTCTACCCGGACGGCCTGGAGTTCAGCGAGGACGCCCGGGAGAGCTACACCGTCGTGGACCAGGACCCGCTGAGCGCCCGCACCGCCTCCCGCTGGACGGTCGGGCTGCGCCGCACGGAGCCCGCCTGGGACGTCCGGGTCACCACCAGCTCCACCATCGCCGCCGACGCCACCCACTTCCTGACCGACAACCAGGTCACCGCCGAGGAGGGCGGAGCCGTCCTCTTCCACCGCCGCTGGGAACGCCGCATCCCCCGCAGCCAGGGGTAG